One Apostichopus japonicus isolate 1M-3 chromosome 14, ASM3797524v1, whole genome shotgun sequence genomic window carries:
- the LOC139980355 gene encoding uncharacterized protein: MAGCHPIPDWWKKVPCHFNWKLDQNIMLDLKGIANRLDSELETRNEIEWTETACDMLLFRGYLEVSNFEGVQINSQKAEEFFVEAEREAMRVTDDDERQAYIIIVTANRLWVLETIHEGNQNEDRRLRLLAELEESWSRHRDKLSQDRLQAFIDATAAFAFTRLGPNKCKEAERRYQQALKTIKTKSSWYQALGSVIGRQARLCSNSFSEPYDGIHDEIQCYEKAIDLEPRNKSAQCDLAKVLLRIPDRADEAKDLMVNLDANTCELIIKKGCFYRGLRDYERAIDVFGRGEELHQPRSELFLQLSMVYRYLSADARDRNDKNEYKRQEMEYIDKCLELEPSHFQGKISKAIALCKARRNEESQAMFNGMIEEYKGSPYNLIEAQFRRAASLFIVNRYQVNENVAKAYEDVIETALEITKNVAISAYCKTAEFARKAKEYLQQYYETLDDGDIMAQNLRSRVAEIGLND, encoded by the coding sequence ATGGCCGGTTGTCATCCTATACCCGATTGGTGGAAGAAGGTTCCTTGTCATTTCAATTGGAAACTTGATCAGAACATTATGTTAGATTTAAAGGGTATAGCAAACAGACTCGATAGTGAATTGGAAACCCGAAATGAGATAGAATGGACGGAGACAGCCTGTGATATGCTGCTTTTCAGAGGTTATCTTGAGGTCTCTAACTTTGAAGGGGTGCAAATCAACTCTCAGAAAGCAGAAGAATTCTTCGTGGAAGCGGAGAGAGAAGCCATGAGAGTAACAGACGACGATGAACGTCAGGCTTACATCATCATTGTAACTGCAAACAGGTTGTGGGTTCTGGAAACTATCCACGAGGGAAACCAGAATGAGGACAGACGATTGAGACTTCTCGCAGAATTAGAAGAAAGCTGGAGTAGACATCGAGATAAGCTCTCTCAAGACAGACTTCAAGCCTTCATAGACGCTACTGCTGCTTTTGCTTTTACAAGACTTGGACCGAATAAATGCAAGGAAGCCGAACGAAGATATCAGCAAGCACTAAAGACCATCAAGACTAAATCTTCGTGGTATCAAGCTCTTGGATCAGTTATTGGTCGACAGGCTCGTCTGTGCTCAAACAGCTTCAGTGAACCGTATGATGGCATCCATGATGAGATTCAGTGCTACGAGAAAGCGATTGACTTGGAACCAAGAAACAAGTCGGCACAATGTGACCTAGCTAAGGTTTTGCTGAGAATCCCAGATCGAGCCGATGAGGCCAAAGATCTCATGGTCAACCTTGACGCAAATACATGTGAACTTATCATAAAGAAAGGTTGTTTTTATCGTGGTTTGCGTGATTATGAAAGAGCCATTGATGTCTTTGGTAGAGGAGAAGAGCTTCATCAACCACGATCCGAGTTGTTTCTACAGTTATCGATGGTGTACCGATATTTATCAGCCGATGCCAGAGACCGGAATGATAAGAACGAATATAAAAGACAGGAAATGgaatatattgataaatgtcTTGAACTAGAACCTTCTCACTTTCAAGGTAAAATAAGCAAAGCGATTGCGTTGTGTAAGGCGCGACGTAATGAGGAGTCACAGGCAATGTTCAACGGTATGATTGAGGAGTACAAAGGCTCTCCGTATAATTTGATCGAAGCTCAATTTCGACGCGCTGCTAGCTTGTTTATTGTTAATAGATATCAAGTTAATGAAAATGTCGCAAAGGCATATGAAGATGTGATAGAGACAGCACTTGAAATAACGAAAAATGTAGCTATTTCTGCTTATTGTAAAACTGCTGAATTTGCAAGGAAGGCCAaagaatatttacaacaatATTATGAAACACTAGACGATGGCGATATCATGGCACAGAACCTTCGTAGCAGGGTAGCAGAGATTGGATTGAATGATTAG
- the LOC139980356 gene encoding uncharacterized protein: MAGCHSISDWWKKVPCHFNWKLDQDIMLDLKCIANSLDSELETRNEIEWMETACDMLLFRGYLEVSNFEGVQSTSQKAEEFFAEAEREAMRVTDDDERQAHIIIVNANRLWVLETIHEGKQSEDRRLRLLQELEQSWSRHRDEISQKRLQAFIDATAAFALTRLGPNKYTEAKQRYQQALETIKTKSSWYQALGSVIGRHARLCSNSALYDGIRDEIQFYEKAIELEPTNKSAQCDLAKVLLRMPGRDDEAKDLMANLDANTFELILKKGRFYRGLLDYERAIDVLRRGEELQHPRSELFFQLSIVYRYLAAETKDWNDKNEYKRLEMKYIDKCLELEPSHFQGKLNKAIALGKARRNEEAQAMFNGMIEEYKGSPYYLIESQFRRAYSLFVVNGKQVNENVAKAYEDVIETALEITKNVAISAYCKTAEFARKAKEYLQQYYETLEDGDIMAQNLRIRVAEIGLND, translated from the coding sequence ATGGCCGGTTGTCATTCTATATCCGATTGGTGGAAAAAGGTTCCTTGCCATTTCAATTGGAAACTTGATCAGGACATTATGTTAGATTTAAAGTGTATAGCAAACAGCCTCGATAGTGAGTTGGAAACCAGAAATGAGATAGAATGGATGGAGACAGCCTGTGATATGCTGCTTTTCAGAGGTTATCTAGAGGTCTCTAATTTTGAAGGGGTGCAAAGTACCTCTCAGAAAGCAGAAGAGTTCTTCGCGGAAGCGGAGAGAGAAGCCATGAGAGTAACAGACGACGATGAACGTCAGGCTCACATCATCATTGTAAATGCAAACAGGTTGTGGGTTCTGGAAACTATCCACGAGGGAAAGCAGAGTGAGGACAGACGATTGAGACTTCTTCAAGAATTAGAACAAAGCTGGAGTAGACATCGAGATGAGATCTCTCAAAAGAGACTTCAAGCCTTCATAGACGCTACTGCTGCTTTCGCTTTGACAAGACTTGGACCGAATAAATACACGGAAGCCAAACAAAGATATCAGCAAGCACTAGAGACCATCAAGACTAAATCTTCGTGGTATCAAGCTCTTGGATCAGTTATTGGTCGACATGCTCGTCTGTGCTCGAACAGTGCACTGTACGATGGCATCCGTGATGAGATTCAGTTCTACGAGAAAGCGATTGAATTGGAACCAACAAACAAGTCGGCACAATGTGACCTAGCAAAGGTTTTGCTGAGAATGCCAGGTCGAGACGATGAGGCCAAAGATCTCATGGCCAACCTTGACGCAAATACATTTGAACTTATCCTAAAGAAAGGTCGTTTTTATCGTGGTTTGCTTGATTATGAAAGAGCCATTGATGTTTTACGTAGAGGAGAAGAGCTTCAGCATCCCCGATCCGAGTTGTTTTTTCAGTTATCGATTGTGTACCGATATTTAGCAGCCGAAACCAAAGACTGGAATGATAAGAACGAATATAAAAGattggaaatgaaatatattgataaatgtcTTGAACTAGAACCTTCTCACTTTCAAGGTAAATTAAACAAAGCGATTGCGTTGGGTAAGGCGCGACGTAATGAAGAAGCACAGGCAATGTTCAACGGTATGATTGAGGAGTACAAAGGCTCTCCGTATTATTTGATCGAATCTCAATTTCGACGTGCTTATAGCTTGTTTGTTGTTAATGGAAAACAAGTAAATGAAAATGTCGCGAAGGCATATGAAGATGTGATAGAGACAGCACTTGAAATAACGAAAAATGTAGCTATTTCTGCTTATTGTAAAACTGCTGAATTTGCAAGGAAGGCCAaagaatatttacaacaatATTATGAAACACTAGAGGATGGCGATATCATGGCACAGAACCTTCGTATCAGGGTAGCAGAGATTGGATTGAATGATTAG